CAGTTTGACCTGGCTATATAATTGATTTGCCAGCAGACCGGACGCATCGTCATAAATCGCGATGCCGGTTTCATCGCAGGACGTTTCAATACCCAGAACTCGCATAGCTTTTATCACCCTCTTCTTGCGGCGCGCAGTGTAGCACAGGCAAATCACACCCCAGAGACTTTGGCCAGGAAAAAGTGTTTTTCTGTCGCATAAAGAGTGCGCTATACTCCACGGCCTGAAAAAACCGGCAGCCGCGATGACAAATGCCCCTGTTGGTTCTAAATTATACATGGTGCTTTACAAGTCAGCCGCGGCTGGAGTAAAATGCTGCACCATTTTGAAATGTGCTGGCGCCGCAGTCAGCAGCAAAAACCGAATTTTATCGAGGTAAGAGTTACATGCCGGTAATTAAAGTACGTGAAAACGAGCCGTTCGACGTAGCACTGCGTCGCTTCAAGCGTTCATGCGAGAAAGCAGGTGTTTTGGCAGAAGTTCGTAGCCGTGAGTTCTACGAGAAGCCTACCACTGAGCGTAAGCGCGCTAAAGCATCTGCAGTTAAGCGTCACGCCAAGAAACTGGCTCGCGAAAACGCACGCCGCACTCGTCTGTACTAATTTCTTGCGGAAGTTCGCTTCCGCCGCGTGATAAACGCAGACAGAGTCAAGTAAAAGGCCGTGCTTTCCGAAAGGAAGCGCGGCTTGTTGTCGTTTATGAGCTGAAAAATCGGGGCTTATGGCTGGACGAATTCCACGCATATTTATCAACGACTTACTTGCCCGCACGGACATCGTGGATATTATCGATGCCCGCGTTAAGCTGAAAAAGCAGGGTAAGAATTATCACGCGTGCTGTCCTTTTCATAACGAAAAAACGCCCTCTTTCACCGTAAGCGGTGAGAAGCAGTTTTATTACTGCTTTGGCTGTGGTGCCAAGGGCAACGCCATCGATTTCCTGATGAATCACGATCGTCTGGAATTTGTTGAGAGCGTTGAGGAGCTGGCCACGCTTCACGGCTTAGAAGTGCCGTATGAAGCGGGCAACGGTCCTAGCCCGATGGAGCGCCATCAGCGTCAAAGTCTTTATCAGTTGCTGGAAGGCCTGAACGGCTTTTATCAACAGAGCCTGCGTAATCCGCAAGCGCAATCTGCCCAGAAATATCTCGCCACGCGCGGACTCAGCCAGGAAGTGATCGATCACTTTGCTATCGGCTATGCGCCCGCCGGCTGGGATAATGCACTGAAGCGTTTTGGTCAGCAAAAAGACGATCGCGAATCACTGATGGAAGCCGGCATGCTGGTCAGCAATGACTCAGGCCGCACCTATGATCGTTTCCGCGATCGCGTGATGTTCCCTATCCGCGATAAGCGCGGCCGCGTCATTGGTTTTGGTGGTCGCGTGCTGGGCAACGATACGCCGAAGTATCTGAACTCACCTGAAACACCGATTTTCCATAAAGGCCGCCAGTTATACGGACTTTATGAAGCGCAAAAAAATCATCCGCAGCCTGCGCGTTTGCTGGTTGTTGAAGGTTATATGGACGTGGTGGCGCTCGCGCAATTTGGCATCGATTATGCCGTAGCATCGCTGGGCACTTCGACTACCGCTGAGCACGTTCAGCTGCTGTACCGCTCAACGGATACCGTGATTTGCTGTTATGACGGCGACCGCGCCGGACGCGAAGCAGCATGGCGTACGCTCGAAACCGCATTGCCTTACATGAATGATGGTCGTCAGCTACGCTTTATGTTTTTGCCCGATGGCGAAGATCCGGACACGCTGGTACGCAAAGAGGGCAAAGAAGCCTTTGAAGCGCGGATGGAGCAGGCTACACCGCTCTCCACGTTTTTGTTCGACAGCCTGATGTCGCAGGTAGATTTGAGTACCCGCGATGGTAAGACCAAGCTGGCGACACTTGCGTTACCGCTGATTAGTCAGATTCCCGGTGAAACGCTGCGTATTTATATGCGCCAAACTCTGGGTAATAAACTCGGTATTCTTGACGATAACCAGTTAGACAAGCTGATGCCGAAGCTGGCCGAAAGTGGCGCGCTGCCCACTGCACCACCGCTGAAGCGTACCACCATGCGCGTGCTGATTGCGTTATTAGTGCAGAATCCACAGTTCGCCTCCATCGTACCGACGCTGGATGGACTGGAGCAGTCGAAAATGGCAGGTTTACCGCTATTTGTGGAGTTAGTCAGCCGTTGTACAGAGAATCCTGGCCTGACTACCGGACAGCTACTAGAGTTATATCGCGGGACAAATTTTAGCCAGCCCCTTGAAACACTGGCCACCTGGAACCACATGATAGTGGATGAAGAGGCGGAAGAAGTGTTCCAGGATTCACTGGCCAGCATTTATGATTCCGCGCTTGAACAGCGTCTTGAAGCGCTGATCGCCCGCGAGCGAACAGAAGGCTTAAGCGCCATCGAACGCCGCGAGTTCTGGGCTTTAAGCCAGGCATTAGCAAAAAAATAAGATTTTAACTCGGTCAGAACTGCAAGCACGTTAAAAACCGCATTCTGGCTCAGTCATTTCCGGATTATTAGACGCGATAAGCGAACCGGAAAACAAACAGCTCAAGATTTAGAGGCGTTAACGTCGCAGCCAGTTTCAGTGCTGCCAGCGCGCAGCACCCGGAGCGTACTGAAGTACGTGAGGATTGCGAGCACTGCCAGCGCTGAAAATGGCAAGTAAGTTAGCCTCGGAACGAACACAAGCGGCTTAAGTGCCGATTATATGAGGGCAAAGGCCCTGGCCGCGATGTAGGCAGCGGCAAAAACACAACGCCTTCACTGTTATAGTTGGCTCGCGCCGACCGACACCAATCTAATTAACAGAAGTGTGGATACCGTCTTATGGAGCAAAACCCGCAGTCACAGCTTAAGCTACTTGTCACCCGTGGTAAGGAGCAAGGCTATCTGACCTATGCTGAGGTCAATGACCATCTGCCGGAAGATATCGTCGACTCCGATCAGATCGAAGACATCATTCAGATGATTAATGACATGGGTATTCAGGTCGTTGAAGAAGCGCCTGATGCTGATGACCTGATCCTGAATGAAAACAGCTCCGATACTGACGAAGATGCTGCAGAAGCCGCCGCTCAGGTTTTATCCAGTGTTGAATCTGAAATTGGCCGTACCACCGACCCTGTGCGCATGTATATGCGTGAAATGGGTACCGTTGAACTGCTGACGCGTGAAGGCGAAATTGACATCGCTAAGCGCATCGAAGACGGTATCAACCAGGTTCAATGCTCTGTTGCCGAATATCCGGAAGCGATCACCTATTTGCTCGATCAGTACGATCGCGTAGAAGCGGGCGACTCTCGCCTGTCTGATTTAATCATCGGCTTTATCGATCCTAACGCCGAAGAAGATATTGCGCCGACCGCGACTCACGTTGGTTCTGAGTTATCGCAGGAAGATCGCGATGATGATGAAGAAGAAGACGAAGAGGATGACGACAGTTCTGATGATGACAACTCCATCGACCCAGAACTGGCTCGCGAGAAGTTTGGTGACCTGCGTACGCAGTACGAAACAACGCGTACCGTAATTAAAGCTAAAGGTCGCAGCCACGCAGACGCCGTCGCTGAAATCCAAAATCTGTCTGAAGTATTTAAGCAGTTCCGCTTGGTACCGAAGCAATTCGATTACCTGGTGAACAATATGCGTGAAATGATGGAGCGCGTGCGTACGCAAGAGCGCCTGATCATGAAGCTGTGTATTGAACTGTGCAAAATGCCGAAGAAGAACTTCATCACGCTGTTTACCGGCAATGAAACCAATCCAAGCTGGTTCAAAGCCGCGCTGGCCATGAATAAGCCTTGGTCGGAAAAACTGCTCGAAGTTGAAGATGATGTGAATCGTTCGCTGTACAAATTGCAGCAGATCGAAGAAGAAACCGGCTTGACTATCGAGCAGGTCAAAGACATTAACCGTCGCATGTCTATCGGCGAGGCCAAAGCGCGTCGTGCGAAGAAAGAGATGGTTGAAGCAAACTTGCGTCTGGTTATTTCTATCGCTAAGAAATACACCAACCGTGGTCTGCAGTTCCTCGATCTGATTCAGGAAGGCAACATCGGCCTGATGAAAGCGGTTGATAAGTTTGAATACCGTCGTGGTTATAAGTTCTCAACTTACGCCACCTGGTGGATTCGTCAGGCTATCACCCGTTCCATCGCTGACCAGGCACGTACCATCCGTATTCCGGTGCATATGATTGAGACCATCAACAAACTCAATCGTATCTCGCGTCAGATGCTGCAAGAGATGGGTCGTGAACCGACGCCTGAAGAGCTGGCCGAACGCATGCTGATGCCAGAAGATAAGATCCGCAAAGTGCTGAAAATCGCTAAAGAGCCTATCTCGATGGAGACGCCGATTGGTGATGATGAAGATTCGCATCTGGGCGATTTTATCGAAGACACCACGCTGGAGCTGCCGCTGGATTCCGCTACCTCGGAAAGCCTGCGCTCAGCCACCCACGATGTGCTGGCTGGCCTGACCGCGCGTGAAGCGAAAGTTCTGCGTATGCGTTTCGGTATCGATATGAACACCGACCACACGCTGGAAGAGGTAGGCAAACAGTTTGACGTAACGCGTGAGCGTATTCGTCAGATTGAAGCGAAGGCGCTGCGTAAACTGCGTCATCCAAGCCGCTCTGAAGTGCTGCGTAGCTTCCTCGACGATTAATCAGCATCGAGACGAAAAACCCCGGCTTGCCGGGGTTTTTTATTATCTGCAGAACCGCATTTTTACCTATTGCCCTGTAGCCAATCATGCAGCTGACGATAGGATGCCGCCATCTCTTCCAGCGTCGCACGATTTAGACCGCTGGGATTGGGCAACACCCATAATCGCGTCTTACCCAACATTTGCGGCTGCTCGCCCCACTCCACTTTGCGCTGACGAAACGCTTTCTGAAAGGCGTCCTTGCCCAATACCGCCAACGCGCGCGGTTGATAATGCAAAATCTTGTGCTGCAAACGCGAACCACCGTCACGTAACTCATCACCATCCAGTTCGTTGGCCTGCACCGTCGGACGCTCCACCAGCATGGTGATACCACAGCCGGTTTCCATTAGGCGCTGCTCCTGCTCGGGCTTAAGTAACTCCCGGGTGAATCCCGCCTGATAGATTACTTTCCAGAAGCGATTGCCAGGATGCGCGAAGTGATAACCGGTATGTGCTGATGATTTTCCCGGATTGATACCACAAAACAGCACCTGCAAATCGGGCGCGATGATATCGCGGATATCGTGCTCACTCATGGTGTCTCCACTCCGGCACGTTGTTTCACGGAACGACGGCTGAGCGCCAGCAAATTTCCTGCTTCCTTTTTATCAGCACAAGAACGAGCCAGCGCCACTGCCCCGACCATCTCAGTCAGAATCGTCGTTGCGGCGTCATCTGCTTGCGGGTGATTAAGCTCACGTAGCGTCTGCGCTAAACGCTGTCGCATCGCTGCACGCTGCTGAGAAAACAGCGTGCGCGCATCCAATGGCAGATGCGCCATTTCACTCACCAGCGCAGGTAGCGGGCAGCCTTCACCCGGCGAGTCACAATGCTGCTCTGACAGGTAGCTATCAATCAGCTGATTAAATCGTTCCAGTGGATCTTTTAGGGCAGTAATAGCAGCGAAGCGGCGGGCTGAATCGGCAAACATCTCTGCAATCACGGCTTGTACCAAATCCTCACGTGAAGTGAAATGCGCGTAAAAACCACCGTGCGTTAAGCCTACGCGCTTCATCAGCGCGGCTACGCCAATGCTTTCAGTACCGCTCTCGCGCATCACCACCGCTGCCTCATTCAAGATGCGCTGCCGCGTACGTGCTTTGTGGCTCAGCTTTTCCATCTCCACTTCCCTCACTCATCGCTTATGGCAATCAGTGTAATTATTACGATCATCATATTCCAGCTTGACGGTAAATATTATGATCGTCATATTAGCCTACGCAAATATGATAACCATCATCTCGAGGAACCTAACATGTCACAACAACTGGCTTTGATTACCGGCGCATCAAGTGGTATTGGCGCCACCTATGCCAAACAGCTAGCAGCACGCGGAAGCAACCTGATTCTGGTGGCACGCGATGAAGCCAGACTTAATCAATTGGCACGATCTCTGCGCGAGGCGCACGGCGTGGAGGTCAGCGTATTGACTGCAGACCTAACGCATCAGGATGATGTGCAAAAAGTCGTTCGGGAAATTCAGGAAAATAAGCTGATCACGCTACTGGTTAACAACGCTGGCATGACGGTAGAAGGCGAATTTGTTGATGGTGATATCGCAAAAATACAAACCATGCTGACCCTAAACATCGTTGCACTAACACAGCTGGCTCACAGTGCCGTGCAGGCCTTTCGAGCGCGCCATAACGGTACAATCGTGAATATTGCATCGGTATTAGCATTGGTAAATGAGTCTGCGAATGGCGCGTATAACGCCAGCAAAGCTTATGTCCTTTCCCTAACGCGCAATATGCATCGTGAATTAGCCGAAAGTGGCGTGCGTATGCAGGCTGTGTTGCCCGGTCTGACGCGTACCGAGATCTTCGAACGCGCGGGTAAATCTATCAATGACCTTCCCGCAGAAATGCTGATGGAGGTAGATGATTTAGTCTCAGCGGCCCTGCATGGACTTGATGCCGGCGAGCTAGTGACCATCCCATCAGTGGAAGACATGGGCCTTTGGCAGACTTACGATGACGCACGCCGCGCAATATTGCCTTTTATTTCATTGAACAAGCCAGCATCGCGTTATTTGTAGCAATGATGACCTTTTTAGTCAGCATGGTCTCAAAAAGCGATGATGATTGAGCGCTATATGCGCGTTAAAGCGGGCGATAATGGATTTTTCTTTTTGAGATCAAGGGCTCAGCCATTGCTGTAATTTTCGCCATCCAAATGGCGAACTCTGGATCACCCCAACAAGATACTCTATAATCCCCGCTCCGCTGGCCCCTTAGCTCAGTGGTTAGAGCAGGCGACTCATAATCGCTTGGTCGCTGGTTCAAACCCAGCAGGGGCCACCAAATTAAGTGATTTTAATCATGCAGTTAGGCCACCTATAAGGGTGGCTTTTTTGTTTTTTCATTCCAGTTTGTCGCAAAACTGTCGCACTGAGTTTGCCATACGTCATTGCTCAAATTTCCTGGCTAAATGTAGTAAATGCTGCATCTTGTTATCACAGCCCGCCTATTGAAGATTTTACTAATGTGCATTAAGTCGACATGTTATCCATAGGGTTTCAATCAAGGACTCTTTACTCATGAGTAATGCAAGCAATAATACTTTGGACGCAGCAAAACTTTTCGATAATGCCGTTATCTCAATTCAGCTTGGATTAGAGGATTTTCAAATATCTCAAAAAACAAAAGATGATGGAGGAAATCCCTCACGCGCGCTTTCTTCAGTTAGAAATCTTTATGCAGGGATGTTGCTCCTATTTAAGTATAAAATCGCAACTTCAGTAGACTCAGAGGAGGATGCCTACAAATTAATCTTTAATCCACCTCAAAAAGTGTTACCTCATCCTGACGGAGAAGGCGGCGTTGAATGGATACCTGTAGGTAAGTTTAAATCTACTACAATTGATACACAGGGTATAAAAGATCGGTTTAAGCAATTCGAAATTAATGTCAACTGGCCAGTAATTGATAAACTTCAAGATTGTCGTAATCATTTAGAGCATCTGCACCCCCAGAATACTCTAGGTGAGGTTGCAAGTTTTGTTGCTGATTTATTCCCTGTAATAAGAGACTTCATTACAAATGAGCTAAAAGCTTCACCAACTGAAATATTAGGTCAACATTGGGAAATAATGCTCAAACACCATGCATTCTTTCTTCAACAGCAAGAAGAAGCTTTAACTTCTTGGGATGATGCAGGCTTACCCTATGGTATGGTGGAATATTTAGCAGGCTGTATTTGTGAGGCATGTGGTTCCAAGCTAGTAAAAGCATGTAGCGAAAGTCTTGATGAAGGGCTTCAAGTTGAAAGTGACAATGATTTTAAATATGTATGTATAAGCTGCGCATGCAAAACAGACTTTAAACCCATCTTAATTAACTCCTTTGAGAACGCAAACTTCTATTGGATTCCTGATGGGGATGAACCTACATATGAAGATTGTATGTGTTGTGATAATGGAACATTTATAATTAGTGAGCAAGAGTGCAGGTGGTGCGGAGAGGGATTAGATTATAACCATTGCAAATTCTGTGGCGAATCACTTAATCAAGATGATCAAATCAACGATGGTTTGTGTGGTTACTGCAATTATAAATTTGAAAAAGACGACTAATTATTCAAATGTAGTACTTTCATTTAATTGAACCACGGCACTGGCAACGTTTATTATTATTAGATAAGAGGAAGTAATAGTGACATCACAAAATTGGATTGCAATTGTAGGACTATTGGCTGCAGTATTTTCAGCACTTGCCGCTGCTTTTGCTGTCATTCAATCGAAGTTGCAAAGAACAACTTTAACCAAACCACAATTAATCGTTGCTAGCATAAAAATCCCTGTTGTTAGCAAGTCTGATGAAATATTTTCAGTCTCACCTAAAGACCAAGACTCAATACATTTTTTCAAGGTTCCAATAAAAAATGTTGGCTTAGGAACTGCATTAAATTTGAAATATAGTTGGAATTTCGATTTTCGAAACGCTTTAAAAGCATGTGGATTCTCGGAAACAGACATTCATCCAGTGGAAGCATTTCATTCTTCCAGTCGCGAAGAGAGGCTAAATAAATCCGTATTTATGGAAGACGACAATAAACATGATATTTTCTACTTTTCTTTTTTTAATAAAAACACTTTCAAATCTTATTCAGTCAGGAAAGTATATTCTGGCCTTGAATATATAATACCAATTACTCAAGACGACACTCCATCAACTCTCTTATTGCCCTTTATCATCCCTATTCTAACGATCAACAAATTTGAGAGCCTTATGTCGATTACTGATATGATGCTAACAGAAATGGATGCTGGTATCCTTAAAATAGAATATGAGGATATCTCGGGATATAGGTTTACTATCAAATTCAACTGCAACATAAGCTTAACTAGATATACTAGTAATAGCGAGCGTGGATCTGAAGCTGTATATGAATTAAACCTTCATCGTATTCAAAATACACCTCATAGTAAAAACTGTTTAAAAGAATTATTTCAAAATTTCACTTTATAAAAAAGTGGTTTTAGTTTTTTGCAAACACTCGACTATAAGCAGGTTGCTTTTCCTAATGTACGAAGGCTGCCTGCTATGCTTCATCTTCATTAACAAATGGCTTCTCTGCAACTGGTAACCATCCACGCTGTCCGTTCTCAACCTTCTTGAATCTAACCTCGTGGCCAGAGCAAATATCTATTTTGCGGCCTCCATGCATCATTACAGATCGCATCGTGAGTAAGTTTTTCGCCACGTTTCATGAAAATAAATAGTGCACCATTGATCGAAATTCTTCGAATTTTGTCGCCCTCATTAAAATCTTGTAACTGTACATAATAACAGTATTTTTCATTCCTGTGTTTTTCAGTTGTGCCCGAATCGTTAAAATCTCCACAGCCCTTGTCCTGCCTGAAGTTTCTGGCAAAGCCTTTATTGCCGTCTGAGATCCACGCGATATCCAAAAGATTACTTAATCCCTTTAATTCCCTTTTAATTCAGACACATGTAATCATAGCTCGATCCAATTGAGATCCACAAAACTGAAAAGTACTGAAATTCTTTTCACTGTTTTCAGTTGGCGAACTCTTGCAAAAAGCCAGCAGCGGCGCGCTCTGGCGTACCGGTTTGTAGTAAAAATAAACTGAAAAATTTTTACGATCCAAATCTTGTAGGCGGGTGCGGTGTAGCGCCGATTTCGTCAGTGAGGCGATTATTTTGCTGAGCTGCTACGCAGCCAAATGCCTGTAGCTCATGCGATCTATTGAAGGAGGGAGATAGAGAGGCGCAACCCTAGCTGGCCTTAGAATCGATTCTGGAGAGCCTGACGAGGGCATGAAAAACAATGTAAATTCGCTCTCTTTCCAAAATGGGATCATTCCGAAAGTGTAAGGATTTCGTTATCATGCGCCGCAAATGGATTAGTCAGCGCTGGAGCTAGAATGGAATCGCACATTGAGCATTTGAAAGAGTGCCTTAAGCAGGAAGTGATGAAGTGTGACAGGCCGTTTTCATGGGTAAGCACGATTCATAGGGCTATTAAATGCCCTGACCGTAGACTGAATTTTTGGTGGCGGCTTGCCAACTATCTCTACGTAAGCGGCAAGAATCCGGGTTTAGCACGAAAACTAAATCGGCGATTACTGAAGAATTATGGAATTGAGATTCAGCTGGGTGCGCGTATCGGGAAGGGTCTGCGTATAGCGCATTCAGGCGGCATCAACATATCGCACATTGTTGTTGCCGGTGAGAACTTGCTGATTAGACAGAATACGACGATTGGCGCGAAGCTTGATGAAGTGAAAGAGAAGTGCATCCGAATTGGCGATAACGTGGATATTGGCGCAAACAGCTGCATAATCGGATCGGATTTAAGGATAGGCGATAACGTCACCATCGGTGCAATGTCATTTATAAACAAGGACATTCCTGATAACTGCACCGCCTATAACAAAAAAGTAATCTCAACGATTACGCTGCATCATAAGCAAGTCTCATAGCGCTTTACGCGCCAATAATCGGCGAGTATTTAGCATTCAACTCCGCAGCACGTACACCGCTTTGTGCAATGACGCTGCTGTTAGTTGGCTGCCCTACTGACGGATGTGTATGGCTGGCCAGTTGCTCTGCCAGCTGCTGCACCAGTACCACAGTATCGAGCATCAACGGAGCTACATTAATCTGCGGCGAACCAATCCAGACAACCGGCCAATGATTTCCTGCCGGGTTCCTGCAATGCTCTGCCGCAGTTGACCAATCTTTTCAACCAGCTCCGTTCCCACAGTGATCGCTGCTTTGCCTGTAATATCGGCTTCGCTGTCGCCGCCCACTGTAATCAGGTGATTCGCCCTGATGCCCACGCTGAAATCGCCCGTTGTGACCTGCTGAATGGCTCCGGCCAGCAGCGTGGCCGTTCCAATCACCGTGTTTTTATCCGTCGCTTTCACCGTGGTTTCACGGGTGATCAGCTCGCGCTTTTCGCTGTCCGCCGTCACCTCACGCGCCATTGATGTTTCACGGATCACCTGATCGGTTTTACGCTCCCAATCCCCTGCCTGCGTGACGCGCTGCGAAACTTCCTCACGCTGCTGCTGTAGCTGCTCACCTGCCTTAAAGTCCGGCAAGCTGGTTCCATCTGGTACGGTCTGGCGAACAAACGGCTTATCCGGCCTGCCCCCCTTAAATCCCACCTCTACCAGCGTGCCTTCTGGCGGAAACTGAAACATGCCGGAATCGTTACTCGCCATTGGCACGGGTAACGACACAGCAGGACAAACCGGCGTCGTGCCGTCGGGTTTACCGTCTGCATCAAGCAGCTGGAGATCAACGTCATAACGCGGCCTGAACGGGTTAGCGAAATTACAGCTTTTAACCGCTTCGCTCGGCGCAACCACGCACGCAAACTTGGCCAGGTGTAAGCCGTTGGCCAGCTCAGGAAAATGGCTCTCCATCTGGCGCTGCATGGGCGTTTTTTGCAACGGCTCGCCCGTGGTGCGGTTTCGTGGCGTCCATGTGATGTGTCACTAACGGTGCAAAAGTGATCCACTCTAACGGTTGAAAACTGATCCAGGAGTTAATCTGCTCTCCTGAATAAGGAGAGCCTATGATCACTTTTGAGAGTCGTATGGAAATAAAGATCCTTCATAAGCGCGGCATGAGTTGCCGTGCCATCGCAAAAGAGCTGGGTTTATCGCGCAATAACGTTCGCCGGCATTCAATGGCGAAGTCTGAACCTCCTGTTTATTCATCTCGTCCTTCTGCCAGCTCCGTTCTTGACGAGTACCGTCAGTACATACAGCAGCGCGTTCGTGAAGCTCATCCCCACAAAATTCCTGCCACCGTTATTGGCCGTGAAATATGCGAACAGGGATATCAGGGGGGCATGACGATCCTGAGGCAATATATCTGCACACTTGTCACACCTGAAGCTCCCGAACCGGTTATCCGCTTTGAAACCGCTCCGGGCCATCAGATGCAGGTCGACTGGGGAACAATGCGTAATGGCAAAATGCCATTACACGTTTTTGTTGCTGTACTGGGTTACAGCCGGATGCTCTACATCGAATTCACCAGCAACATGGCCTATGACACGATGAAAAACTGCCATCGCAACGCCTTTCGCTTTTTTGGCGGCGTGCCGCAGGAAATCCTTTATGACCACATGAAAACTTTCGTGCTGGAGCGGGATGCCTATCAGCCTGGCGGACACCGGTTCAATCCGTCACTCTGGCAGTTCGGAAAAGAAATGGCTTCTCTCCCTGGCTGTGTAAGCTATACCGGGCCCAGACCAAGGGCAAAGTTGAGCGGATGGCAATATACCCGCAACAGCTTTTACATCCCGCTGATGACGCGGCTCAGGCCCATGGACATCGTTGTTGACGTTGAGACAGCGAACCGACATGGACTGCGCTGGTTATACGATGTGGCGAACCAGCGCATACACGAAACCATTAAAGTCCGCCCCTGCGACCGCTGGAACGATGAACAGCAGGCGATGCTGGCGCTCCCGCCGGAGAAAAAACAGTATGACGTACAGGTTCGAGATAGCCTGACAACGTTCGACACGCATCCTCTTCATCATCCACTGTCGACCTACGACTTCTTCAGTCGGGGAGTTGCGTGATGGTTGAGTTGCAGCATCAACGACTGATGTCCCTGGCAGAGCAGCTCCAGCTGGACAGCCTTATCAGCGCCGCGCCGGTACTGTCGCAGCAGGCGGTCAAGCAGGAGTGGAGTTATATGGACTTCCTGGAGCACCTGCTGCACGAGGAAAAACTGGCGAGACATCAGCGTAAACAGGCAATGTATACGCGCATGGCAGCCTTCCCGGCAGTGAAAACCTTCGAGGAGCATGACTTTACCTTCGCAACGGGAGCCCCCCAGAAACAGCTTCAGTCGCTGCGCTCACTGAGCTTTATAGAACGCAATGAGAATGTCGTGCTTTTCGGCCCATCGGGCGTGGGGAAAACGCATCTGGCTATCGCGATGGGCTATGAAGCTGTGCGAGCGGGCATCAAAGTTCGCTTTACGACAGCCGCAGATCTGCGGCTCCAGTTGTCAACGGCGCAAAGACAGGGACGTTACAAAAATACGCTGCATCGTGGTGTGATGGCCCCGAAGCTGCTCATTATAGATGCAATAGGTTACCTGCCGTTCAGCCTGGAAGAAGCCAAACTGTTCTTCCAGGTTATCGCGAAACGCTATGAGAAGAGTGCAATGATCCTGACCTCAAATCTGCCGTTCGGACAATGGGATCAGACGTTCGCTGGAGATGCAGCAATGGTATCAGCAATGCTTGATCGCATCTTACATCACTCACATGTTGTGCAAATAAAAGGAGAGAGTTATCGGTTGAAGCAGAAAAGGAAAGCCGGAGTAATAGCTGAGGCTAATCCTGAGTAAAACGGTGGATCAATATTGGACCGTTAGTGTTGGTGAAAAGTGGATCACTTATAAACCGTTATTGACAATAAAGCCCCCAACTACTTAGCTTATGAAGAATATGTCGCCATAATTAAACTTATAAATGGGTGCTCATACGCACAAGATACCGTTTAATTTTGAAGGCGACCGATATATTGCGGTTGTTTATTCTCCGGGTTGAGCTCATACGCACAAGTGCAAAGCGAAACTCACCGCAACATCCCCAATGATCAGTCGGAGGATTATCGCGCGAATGCGGTATTCAAGATAT
The sequence above is drawn from the Pantoea nemavictus genome and encodes:
- the rpoD gene encoding RNA polymerase sigma factor RpoD, which gives rise to MEQNPQSQLKLLVTRGKEQGYLTYAEVNDHLPEDIVDSDQIEDIIQMINDMGIQVVEEAPDADDLILNENSSDTDEDAAEAAAQVLSSVESEIGRTTDPVRMYMREMGTVELLTREGEIDIAKRIEDGINQVQCSVAEYPEAITYLLDQYDRVEAGDSRLSDLIIGFIDPNAEEDIAPTATHVGSELSQEDRDDDEEEDEEDDDSSDDDNSIDPELAREKFGDLRTQYETTRTVIKAKGRSHADAVAEIQNLSEVFKQFRLVPKQFDYLVNNMREMMERVRTQERLIMKLCIELCKMPKKNFITLFTGNETNPSWFKAALAMNKPWSEKLLEVEDDVNRSLYKLQQIEEETGLTIEQVKDINRRMSIGEAKARRAKKEMVEANLRLVISIAKKYTNRGLQFLDLIQEGNIGLMKAVDKFEYRRGYKFSTYATWWIRQAITRSIADQARTIRIPVHMIETINKLNRISRQMLQEMGREPTPEELAERMLMPEDKIRKVLKIAKEPISMETPIGDDEDSHLGDFIEDTTLELPLDSATSESLRSATHDVLAGLTAREAKVLRMRFGIDMNTDHTLEEVGKQFDVTRERIRQIEAKALRKLRHPSRSEVLRSFLDD
- a CDS encoding SDR family NAD(P)-dependent oxidoreductase, producing the protein MSQQLALITGASSGIGATYAKQLAARGSNLILVARDEARLNQLARSLREAHGVEVSVLTADLTHQDDVQKVVREIQENKLITLLVNNAGMTVEGEFVDGDIAKIQTMLTLNIVALTQLAHSAVQAFRARHNGTIVNIASVLALVNESANGAYNASKAYVLSLTRNMHRELAESGVRMQAVLPGLTRTEIFERAGKSINDLPAEMLMEVDDLVSAALHGLDAGELVTIPSVEDMGLWQTYDDARRAILPFISLNKPASRYL
- the dnaG gene encoding DNA primase encodes the protein MAGRIPRIFINDLLARTDIVDIIDARVKLKKQGKNYHACCPFHNEKTPSFTVSGEKQFYYCFGCGAKGNAIDFLMNHDRLEFVESVEELATLHGLEVPYEAGNGPSPMERHQRQSLYQLLEGLNGFYQQSLRNPQAQSAQKYLATRGLSQEVIDHFAIGYAPAGWDNALKRFGQQKDDRESLMEAGMLVSNDSGRTYDRFRDRVMFPIRDKRGRVIGFGGRVLGNDTPKYLNSPETPIFHKGRQLYGLYEAQKNHPQPARLLVVEGYMDVVALAQFGIDYAVASLGTSTTAEHVQLLYRSTDTVICCYDGDRAGREAAWRTLETALPYMNDGRQLRFMFLPDGEDPDTLVRKEGKEAFEARMEQATPLSTFLFDSLMSQVDLSTRDGKTKLATLALPLISQIPGETLRIYMRQTLGNKLGILDDNQLDKLMPKLAESGALPTAPPLKRTTMRVLIALLVQNPQFASIVPTLDGLEQSKMAGLPLFVELVSRCTENPGLTTGQLLELYRGTNFSQPLETLATWNHMIVDEEAEEVFQDSLASIYDSALEQRLEALIARERTEGLSAIERREFWALSQALAKK
- a CDS encoding TetR/AcrR family transcriptional regulator, with the protein product MEKLSHKARTRQRILNEAAVVMRESGTESIGVAALMKRVGLTHGGFYAHFTSREDLVQAVIAEMFADSARRFAAITALKDPLERFNQLIDSYLSEQHCDSPGEGCPLPALVSEMAHLPLDARTLFSQQRAAMRQRLAQTLRELNHPQADDAATTILTEMVGAVALARSCADKKEAGNLLALSRRSVKQRAGVETP
- the rpsU gene encoding 30S ribosomal protein S21, whose amino-acid sequence is MPVIKVRENEPFDVALRRFKRSCEKAGVLAEVRSREFYEKPTTERKRAKASAVKRHAKKLARENARRTRLY
- the mug gene encoding G/U mismatch-specific DNA glycosylase, translating into MSEHDIRDIIAPDLQVLFCGINPGKSSAHTGYHFAHPGNRFWKVIYQAGFTRELLKPEQEQRLMETGCGITMLVERPTVQANELDGDELRDGGSRLQHKILHYQPRALAVLGKDAFQKAFRQRKVEWGEQPQMLGKTRLWVLPNPSGLNRATLEEMAASYRQLHDWLQGNR